Proteins encoded in a region of the Mycoplasma mobile 163K genome:
- a CDS encoding ABC transporter ATP-binding protein — protein sequence MKQNEKNNKNIFNTKEINELRKSNFNTEEIDQIKDLKAKYKIPYIAKNLHEGNSLIRINNLTKIFNKNFVAIDNLNMDVKEGQNIAILGGNGAGKTTLVEIIAGLNKASKGYIEYNLGHKIHFQEKIGIQFQNSSYPSGIKVKRVIKFVLDIYNAKLNKNEISELINIFGLREFYNKNASSLSGGQQQRLNALLAILHRPKIIILDELSTGLDIIIRNEIKRFIKNYALKHKITILIISHDMDEVAFLADRIIILSKGSIIYDDSKEITLENFGSLEKCFEFFNKINI from the coding sequence ATGAAACAAAATGAAAAAAATAATAAGAACATCTTCAACACCAAAGAAATAAATGAATTAAGAAAAAGTAATTTTAATACAGAAGAAATTGATCAAATTAAAGACTTGAAAGCAAAATACAAAATTCCTTATATTGCAAAAAATTTACACGAAGGAAATTCATTAATAAGAATTAATAATTTAACTAAAATTTTTAATAAAAATTTTGTAGCTATTGATAATTTAAATATGGATGTAAAAGAAGGGCAAAATATTGCTATTTTAGGAGGAAATGGAGCGGGTAAAACAACTTTAGTAGAGATTATTGCAGGATTAAATAAAGCTTCTAAAGGTTATATTGAATATAATTTAGGTCATAAAATTCATTTTCAAGAGAAAATAGGAATTCAATTTCAAAATTCGTCATATCCTTCTGGTATTAAAGTAAAAAGAGTTATAAAATTTGTTTTAGACATTTATAATGCAAAACTAAATAAAAATGAAATTTCTGAATTAATAAATATTTTTGGTTTAAGAGAATTTTACAATAAAAATGCAAGCTCTTTAAGTGGGGGTCAACAGCAGAGATTAAATGCCTTATTAGCAATTTTACATCGTCCTAAAATAATTATTTTAGATGAGCTTTCAACAGGTTTAGATATTATAATAAGAAATGAAATCAAAAGATTTATAAAAAATTATGCCCTAAAACATAAAATTACAATCCTTATTATTTCACATGATATGGATGAAGTTGCATTTTTAGCAGATAGAATTATAATTCTCTCAAAAGGTTCGATCATATATGATGATTCAAAAGAAATTACTCTAGAAAATTTTGGATCTCTAGAAAAATGCTTTGAATTTTTTAATAAAATAAATATATAA
- a CDS encoding adenine phosphoribosyltransferase, whose amino-acid sequence MNDLNELKKYIQDVKDFPIKGIVFKDISPLLANGEIFRIVVEKMAEKVREVDVIIGPDARGFIFGAAVASYLKKPFVMIRKEGKLPHNTIKIDYKLEYGMGSLEIQKDLIKPGQSVAILDDVLATGGTTKASVELVKKLGAKVTKAVFLMELEFLNGKEKINAEVISLLKY is encoded by the coding sequence ATGAATGATTTAAATGAATTGAAAAAATATATTCAAGATGTAAAAGATTTTCCTATTAAAGGAATTGTTTTTAAAGATATTTCACCACTTTTAGCAAATGGAGAAATTTTTAGAATAGTTGTTGAAAAAATGGCTGAAAAAGTAAGAGAAGTGGATGTCATTATAGGACCAGATGCAAGAGGGTTTATTTTTGGTGCAGCCGTTGCTTCATATCTTAAAAAACCTTTTGTAATGATAAGAAAAGAAGGTAAATTACCTCATAATACAATTAAAATTGATTATAAGCTTGAATATGGAATGGGTTCTTTGGAAATTCAAAAGGATTTAATAAAACCGGGCCAAAGTGTTGCTATTCTTGATGATGTTTTGGCTACTGGAGGAACAACAAAAGCCTCTGTTGAACTTGTTAAAAAATTAGGAGCAAAAGTTACAAAAGCTGTTTTTTTAATGGAACTAGAATTCTTAAATGGTAAAGAAAAAATAAATGCAGAAGTTATTTCTCTATTGAAATACTAA
- the pepF gene encoding oligoendopeptidase F, with the protein MEIKNYKKYEDVPKEYRFDLEVLLEGKKIENLLETFFVKYEELITEKDSKYESIESYVKNIEKSEKASILFNKISNYISNNISTNFVNPKFNKMYQELQFKFYELNKKLGNEENRIFKNESKLRNWLKDKRLKNHQKSLEFILESKKHKLEDEIEEFLTKTSRADINADEVFSILNNSELDYGFAISKDGKKTKISVANRAKLLKNSDESIRKTTTINWLNASIKHKQTFANLLFQHFKNVSTWAQLRNYPSAVESIIQEDKADIILLETLYSQVQKAIPIFQKYDFWKKKFFKKNFNKKMERWDHQLPLVKVKNEYSVKEANELVIKAVEPFGKEYLDKVKEAFNSNWVDYMPVENKRSGAYSIGQSFGLDKKYILMNFDGSLRSVATLAHEMGHSLHSYFSDKYQPYSLSSYPIFLAEIASIFNELMLQDYLLKQNPSDKFKFSLLSNSIEDFEATVRRQTMWSNYEFDLYNAIDKGEPKSNFEAISEVYRNNALKYSLDKTVKYKEDHELIASVIVPHFYYDFYVYKYAIGYIVANVFFQRYKKHGKEKLQEYIDKFLKSGGRDWPILILKDAGVDLYDEKIYQEAFVVLEKKIDEYIKIGKKLWK; encoded by the coding sequence ATGGAAATAAAAAATTACAAAAAATATGAGGATGTTCCAAAAGAATATCGTTTTGATTTAGAAGTCCTTTTAGAAGGTAAAAAAATTGAAAATCTTTTAGAAACATTTTTTGTAAAATATGAAGAATTAATCACAGAAAAAGACTCAAAATATGAATCAATTGAATCTTATGTAAAAAATATAGAAAAAAGCGAAAAAGCTTCTATTTTATTCAATAAAATTAGCAACTATATTTCTAATAATATTTCGACAAATTTTGTCAATCCAAAATTTAATAAAATGTATCAAGAATTACAATTCAAATTTTATGAACTGAATAAAAAATTAGGAAACGAAGAAAATAGAATTTTTAAAAATGAAAGTAAATTGAGAAATTGATTAAAAGATAAAAGATTAAAAAACCATCAAAAGTCATTAGAATTTATTTTAGAGTCTAAAAAACATAAATTAGAAGATGAAATTGAAGAATTTTTGACCAAAACATCTAGAGCAGACATAAATGCAGATGAGGTTTTTTCAATTTTAAATAATAGCGAATTAGATTATGGATTTGCAATTTCTAAAGATGGCAAAAAGACAAAAATTTCAGTTGCAAATCGTGCAAAACTTTTGAAAAATAGTGATGAATCAATTAGAAAAACAACAACAATAAATTGATTAAATGCATCAATAAAACATAAACAAACATTTGCCAATCTTTTGTTTCAACACTTTAAAAATGTATCAACTTGAGCTCAATTAAGAAATTATCCATCTGCAGTTGAATCAATCATTCAAGAAGATAAAGCAGATATTATATTACTTGAAACTTTATATTCACAAGTTCAAAAAGCAATACCTATTTTCCAAAAATATGATTTTTGAAAGAAAAAATTTTTTAAAAAAAACTTTAACAAAAAAATGGAAAGATGAGATCACCAACTTCCATTAGTAAAAGTTAAAAATGAATATTCAGTAAAAGAAGCAAATGAATTAGTAATTAAAGCAGTTGAACCATTTGGAAAAGAATATTTAGATAAAGTAAAAGAAGCATTTAATTCAAATTGAGTAGATTATATGCCAGTTGAAAATAAAAGAAGTGGCGCATATTCAATTGGCCAAAGTTTCGGATTAGATAAAAAATATATTCTAATGAATTTTGATGGATCTTTAAGAAGTGTTGCAACTTTAGCTCATGAAATGGGTCACTCTCTACATTCATATTTTTCTGATAAATATCAACCTTATTCATTAAGTTCTTATCCAATTTTTTTAGCAGAAATAGCTTCTATTTTTAATGAATTAATGTTACAAGATTATCTATTAAAGCAAAATCCAAGTGATAAATTTAAATTTTCTCTTTTGAGTAATTCAATTGAAGATTTTGAAGCAACTGTTAGAAGACAAACAATGTGATCTAATTATGAATTTGATTTATATAATGCAATTGATAAAGGAGAACCAAAAAGCAATTTTGAAGCAATTAGTGAAGTATATCGTAATAATGCTTTGAAATATAGTTTGGATAAAACAGTAAAATATAAAGAAGATCATGAATTAATTGCTTCTGTAATTGTGCCACACTTTTACTATGACTTTTATGTTTATAAATATGCAATAGGTTATATTGTAGCCAATGTTTTTTTTCAAAGATACAAAAAACATGGAAAAGAAAAACTTCAAGAATATATTGATAAATTTTTAAAATCTGGTGGAAGAGATTGACCAATTCTAATTTTGAAAGATGCTGGAGTTGATTTATATGATGAAAAAATCTATCAAGAAGCATTTGTTGTTCTTGAAAAAAAAATCGATGAATATATAAAAATTGGAAAAAAATTATGAAAATAA
- a CDS encoding alpha/beta fold hydrolase: protein MNQFLNENGIAEYIIKNNEYNNNILFIHGFTSKFLSREKTFEKFNMYNWYGIDFPNHGNSNNFPKNKLRVKYFSELVLDFIKKYQIEDNLIIIGHSMGGAIASIVAANLGTKIRILILEGPANLSVLENKKIIEKMISKDVNDLKDVFKSMIYKFKFKEHENELNQWVNYEFKKQQSNTVQDLSVMLEFKIWSKAMNLTQQKMRVIETRTIIIFGNKDEIVPFEKSYEILSQVLKNAKWEIIENISHLAFIENEKAYWTILKKYLI from the coding sequence ATGAACCAATTTTTAAATGAAAATGGAATAGCAGAGTACATAATAAAAAACAATGAATATAACAATAATATTTTATTTATTCATGGATTTACTAGTAAATTTTTGAGTAGGGAAAAGACTTTTGAAAAATTTAATATGTACAATTGGTATGGAATAGATTTTCCTAATCATGGCAATTCAAACAATTTTCCGAAAAATAAACTAAGAGTTAAATACTTTTCCGAATTAGTTTTAGATTTTATAAAAAAATATCAAATTGAGGATAATTTGATAATTATAGGTCATTCAATGGGAGGGGCGATTGCTTCAATTGTAGCAGCAAATTTAGGAACAAAAATCAGGATTTTAATTTTAGAAGGACCGGCAAATTTAAGTGTTTTAGAAAATAAAAAAATTATAGAAAAAATGATTTCAAAGGATGTAAATGATTTAAAGGATGTGTTTAAAAGCATGATTTATAAGTTTAAATTTAAAGAACATGAAAACGAATTAAATCAGTGAGTGAATTACGAGTTCAAAAAACAACAATCAAACACTGTTCAAGATCTAAGTGTTATGTTAGAATTTAAAATTTGATCTAAAGCTATGAATTTAACGCAACAAAAAATGAGAGTAATTGAAACTAGGACAATTATTATTTTTGGAAATAAAGATGAAATTGTTCCTTTTGAAAAAAGCTATGAAATTTTAAGTCAAGTTTTAAAAAATGCCAAATGAGAAATAATAGAAAATATTTCCCATTTGGCTTTTATCGAAAATGAGAAGGCTTATTGAACCATTTTGAAAAAATATTTAATTTAA
- a CDS encoding acetolactate decarboxylase → MNKKTLYQANTFATIQNKHYKGDMSLLEVLKKGKFGVGTFNYTDGEFILKDGIPYLADTNMNLVKPSEKLFLPLYSVGDINNSQKSYKLSSSMKMKDFLLFLENQLNLKNYPALLNIEVSLESALLRSIKKQEEPFLNFIDSLKKYEVRKELKNLEGSLIGVWYPKHLQPINNSGFHFHFIDKTNKIGGHLLDFEIKPNIKIAFEEKTNLVVEFSENEDLKNLTII, encoded by the coding sequence ATGAATAAAAAAACATTATATCAAGCAAATACTTTTGCAACAATTCAAAATAAACACTACAAAGGAGATATGTCTCTTTTAGAAGTTTTAAAAAAAGGTAAATTTGGAGTTGGGACTTTTAATTATACAGATGGAGAATTTATTTTAAAAGATGGCATTCCTTATTTAGCAGATACAAATATGAATTTAGTAAAACCAAGTGAAAAACTATTTTTACCATTATATAGTGTAGGGGATATCAATAATAGTCAAAAAAGTTATAAACTTTCAAGTTCAATGAAAATGAAAGATTTTTTACTTTTTTTAGAAAATCAATTGAATTTGAAAAATTATCCTGCTCTTTTAAATATTGAAGTTAGTTTAGAAAGCGCTTTATTAAGAAGTATTAAAAAACAAGAAGAACCTTTTTTAAATTTTATTGATAGTCTGAAAAAGTATGAAGTAAGAAAAGAACTTAAAAATCTTGAAGGTTCATTAATTGGAGTTTGATACCCTAAACACTTACAACCCATTAATAATTCAGGTTTTCATTTTCATTTTATTGACAAAACAAACAAAATAGGTGGTCATTTACTTGATTTTGAAATTAAACCAAACATTAAAATTGCTTTTGAAGAAAAAACAAATCTTGTTGTAGAATTTTCAGAAAATGAAGATTTGAAAAATTTAACTATTATTTAA
- a CDS encoding lysylphosphatidylglycerol synthase domain-containing protein produces the protein MEFKNIYNKWNSFKTKDPIFKKSLLKISDQKLFSEAFSSSLKIHNSRIVAKMGANTNHLNEFTITAIAESYANFIKQLPNFQNKGIIINYDNRINSELYAKTFAHVLNSNGVSAFFFNNKSSTPIEFLPFTIKKYQLEGGVNVSSSKNYKGINGLLFYKQDAFLLTSEDEEKIQENLKSTIYLSNPEEVQEYKIKYLDFEIENEIVNFYKSHYKSNLEKKIRIQFSSLYGTSEIFSKILGQIGFDVNFVKSESENAKKVNPWQNLKRKSYSSSNPKSLNRAILKARLTNRNFCVAINPDGSKFSIAIKHKKRFKYLKSSELAAIYLKYVLEDRKIKDLNFKNLNIVKSFGTSSLINKIARKHDINVIETFHDLKIDEKTKVLLALDEDFGFYDYKSNSNFKDAFSIIITLVEAANFYLNTQSKDFFEILQEIEKEYNVHRISSKKSIISNNKAKRFFTRLENATYLGKKKIVNKYSYIENISNGQKQILILKLIDFSTITVEYSSGDKILKLFVEVIGKKEELLMDVVINERQIYNDIKEFNEVDESKKIGKKDIFRYSIFISIFILIFVFLFQTIYSLNGNPSEIFNQISNILLPNKANLYFYVALVLFSVLDISIRSFSLKRMLLILGQKVKFKDLFIGAYLGIALTNITPLPGGGGDVITYWYLRRRGVERSSLYASILMGSILYSSTVVIMTVIFLPIGITFYAKVFENPDPATITLIIFLSIGTLFDIFSASMITLISVNKKLQEWIVRTSIKFLEWIPFVTISDPGSVASKFQYEFSEIRKGIKMLTRKKRYLFEQLGFYFIPWFISSGSTLGATIFQNSGRIIPNLPAGTYFNLLSGSSLLRAANSVSITPGGTGTIDLFTTRIFEFIFIPTNNSISNSAVFSLMDRLINLITPTILSFLLIITIYFGERRVDKWNKKNHNNFLKGKLVIAKRTRFYKIATLIWILGIVSILIIIGFI, from the coding sequence ATGGAATTTAAAAATATTTATAATAAATGAAACTCTTTTAAAACAAAAGATCCAATATTTAAAAAATCTTTACTAAAAATTAGTGATCAAAAACTTTTTAGTGAAGCTTTTTCATCTTCTTTGAAAATTCATAATTCTCGAATTGTTGCAAAAATGGGAGCCAATACAAATCACTTAAATGAATTCACTATTACAGCAATTGCAGAAAGTTATGCAAATTTTATAAAACAGCTACCCAATTTTCAAAACAAAGGTATTATTATTAATTATGATAATCGAATTAATTCTGAATTATATGCAAAAACATTTGCCCATGTATTAAATTCAAATGGTGTATCTGCATTTTTTTTTAATAACAAATCTTCTACTCCGATAGAATTTTTGCCCTTTACAATAAAAAAATATCAACTTGAAGGCGGGGTTAATGTTTCAAGTTCAAAAAATTATAAAGGAATTAATGGACTATTATTTTATAAACAAGATGCTTTTTTATTAACAAGCGAAGATGAAGAAAAAATTCAAGAAAATTTAAAATCAACAATTTATTTGTCAAATCCTGAAGAAGTTCAAGAATATAAAATAAAGTATTTAGATTTTGAAATCGAAAATGAAATTGTTAATTTTTACAAAAGTCATTACAAGAGTAATTTAGAAAAAAAAATAAGAATTCAATTTAGTAGTTTGTATGGTACTTCAGAAATATTTAGTAAAATTTTAGGACAAATTGGTTTTGATGTAAATTTTGTAAAATCAGAGTCAGAAAATGCAAAAAAAGTTAATCCTTGACAAAATTTAAAAAGAAAATCTTATTCGAGTTCAAATCCAAAAAGTTTAAATCGTGCAATCTTAAAAGCAAGACTTACAAATAGGAATTTTTGTGTAGCAATAAATCCTGATGGGTCCAAATTTTCTATTGCTATAAAACACAAAAAGAGATTTAAATATCTTAAATCTTCTGAATTAGCAGCAATATATCTTAAATATGTTTTAGAAGATAGAAAAATTAAAGATCTTAATTTTAAAAATTTAAATATTGTTAAATCTTTCGGGACAAGTTCTTTAATTAATAAAATAGCAAGAAAACATGATATTAATGTTATTGAAACATTCCATGATCTTAAAATAGATGAGAAAACAAAAGTTTTACTTGCTTTAGATGAAGATTTTGGTTTTTATGATTATAAGAGCAATTCAAATTTTAAAGATGCTTTTTCAATAATTATAACTTTAGTGGAAGCTGCTAATTTTTATTTAAATACTCAATCAAAAGATTTTTTTGAAATTTTACAAGAGATAGAAAAAGAATATAATGTGCATAGAATTAGTTCTAAAAAAAGTATTATTTCTAATAATAAGGCAAAAAGATTTTTTACAAGACTCGAAAATGCAACATACTTAGGAAAGAAAAAGATTGTAAATAAATATAGTTATATAGAAAATATTTCAAATGGTCAAAAACAGATACTTATTTTAAAATTAATTGATTTTAGTACAATAACTGTAGAATATAGTTCTGGTGATAAAATATTAAAATTATTTGTAGAAGTTATAGGTAAAAAAGAAGAATTATTAATGGATGTTGTTATAAATGAAAGACAAATTTATAATGACATAAAAGAATTTAACGAAGTAGATGAGAGTAAAAAAATTGGAAAAAAAGATATTTTTAGATACTCTATTTTTATTTCCATTTTTATTTTAATTTTTGTTTTTTTATTTCAAACAATTTATAGTTTGAATGGGAATCCTTCAGAAATTTTTAACCAAATTTCAAATATTTTATTACCGAATAAGGCTAATTTATACTTTTATGTTGCTCTTGTTTTATTTTCTGTTTTAGATATTAGTATTAGATCTTTTTCTCTTAAGAGAATGCTTCTTATTTTAGGACAAAAAGTAAAATTTAAGGATCTTTTTATAGGTGCTTATTTAGGAATTGCTCTTACAAATATCACTCCTCTTCCAGGTGGTGGTGGAGATGTAATAACTTATTGATATTTAAGAAGAAGAGGAGTTGAAAGATCTTCTTTATATGCTTCAATTTTAATGGGATCTATTCTTTATTCTTCTACTGTTGTTATAATGACTGTAATTTTTCTACCTATAGGAATAACTTTTTATGCAAAAGTTTTTGAAAATCCAGATCCTGCAACTATAACTTTAATCATTTTTCTTTCAATAGGAACTTTATTTGATATTTTTAGTGCATCAATGATTACTTTAATTTCAGTAAATAAAAAATTACAAGAGTGAATAGTAAGAACTTCAATTAAATTTTTAGAATGAATTCCTTTTGTTACTATAAGCGATCCTGGTAGTGTTGCTAGTAAATTTCAATATGAATTTAGTGAAATTAGAAAAGGAATAAAAATGCTCACAAGAAAAAAGCGATATCTTTTTGAACAATTAGGATTTTATTTTATTCCTTGATTTATTTCTTCAGGCTCAACTTTAGGTGCAACAATTTTTCAAAATTCTGGAAGAATTATTCCGAATCTTCCTGCTGGTACATATTTTAATCTTTTAAGTGGGTCATCCTTATTAAGGGCTGCTAATTCAGTTTCTATAACACCAGGCGGGACAGGAACAATTGATTTATTTACAACAAGAATTTTTGAATTTATTTTTATCCCTACAAACAATTCTATTAGCAATTCAGCAGTTTTTTCACTTATGGATAGATTAATTAATTTAATTACTCCAACAATTCTTTCCTTTTTGTTAATAATAACAATTTATTTTGGTGAAAGACGTGTTGATAAGTGGAATAAGAAAAATCATAATAATTTTTTAAAAGGTAAATTAGTAATAGCAAAAAGAACAAGATTTTATAAAATTGCAACTTTAATTTGAATTTTAGGCATTGTTTCTATTTTAATAATAATAGGATTTATTTAG
- a CDS encoding ROK family protein has translation MKIGSIDIGGTNARIAIFENDVIIRKFKFPTDINSPEISLKPIIEKINEENLEYIALCVPGPTDYKNGIVLYPPTMPGWWNFKLKEYLNKNTRIKDSIFENDANAMAMAVHREFNQTFNDVTQFFTISTGLGAGLVIKDEVFIGVNHAAQEINSLPASFIKESGGNNSMGGVELFSSGSGLENRAKRRNYNWKAKEMFELYDKNVLAKRLIDEGIETLANLIAISLAMLNPSQIVFGGTVALKNKWYVEAAIKQAKSRSLAIQYDNVKFRFTSYEDDTALYGLYHIVKNKFTIKN, from the coding sequence ATGAAAATAGGATCAATTGATATTGGTGGAACAAATGCAAGAATTGCAATTTTTGAAAATGATGTTATTATAAGGAAATTTAAATTTCCTACAGATATTAATAGCCCAGAAATTTCTTTAAAACCAATTATTGAAAAAATAAATGAAGAAAATTTAGAATATATTGCCCTTTGTGTTCCTGGGCCTACAGATTATAAAAATGGAATAGTTTTATACCCTCCAACAATGCCAGGATGATGAAACTTTAAACTAAAAGAATATTTAAATAAAAATACTAGAATTAAAGATTCTATTTTTGAAAATGATGCAAATGCTATGGCCATGGCAGTTCATCGTGAATTTAATCAAACATTTAATGATGTTACACAATTTTTTACAATAAGCACAGGACTTGGAGCAGGGCTCGTTATTAAAGATGAAGTTTTTATTGGTGTAAATCATGCTGCTCAAGAAATCAATTCTTTACCAGCATCTTTTATTAAAGAATCAGGCGGAAATAACTCAATGGGTGGTGTTGAATTATTCTCATCAGGATCAGGTTTAGAAAACCGTGCTAAAAGAAGAAATTACAATTGAAAAGCAAAAGAAATGTTTGAACTTTATGATAAAAATGTTTTAGCAAAAAGATTAATCGATGAAGGAATTGAAACTCTTGCTAATTTAATTGCTATTTCTTTGGCGATGTTAAATCCGAGTCAAATTGTTTTTGGAGGAACTGTTGCATTAAAAAATAAATGATATGTTGAAGCTGCTATAAAACAAGCAAAAAGTAGAAGTTTAGCAATTCAGTATGATAATGTAAAATTTAGATTTACTTCTTATGAAGATGATACTGCTTTATATGGTTTATATCACATTGTAAAAAACAAATTTACTATTAAAAATTAG
- a CDS encoding MFS transporter, with protein MFSKLKKIANKIGKKGLVALIILAAVDVFVIAAPYYLRNIFPNLNVSMHVTTNDIAIFTAIIGWVTLITQLPGGWLADKISSKKLTALASLTTGLLTIWWAILILTGRPEISGIENQVETVIKAQQSILWQYYIIYVGWGISSTLIFWTPLWKLVSQQAKKEDQGLAYGIQGASNGIIGLFLVFLAGLLATFLGTSVVQGGIGFEPAFAIFVFLIAGYLIALSVMVLFWVPEYTTKEKFAIDFKIFFAVMKNPRIWLNSFFVMGMYMFQSVFAFYLLQFIRTLGADAGVTSAIPTLAIILIVIGGLRTYAFRFLVSAPVGHYADKAKSYIYILVIALGLGFIVTGVFLLVPGFVPFNELSLTLRIVIIAILIVLFSIAGILSWVMVTLRYATIGELPIPKKSYASTTALISFVAFSPDAWFYTIAGGIGSRFEVEGRLNQEGLTIILGFAIGVAIFGWLCGVILFIWNKIELKKLGKTNYRWRELQNT; from the coding sequence ATGTTTTCAAAATTAAAAAAAATTGCTAATAAAATAGGAAAAAAAGGACTAGTAGCTTTAATAATTTTAGCAGCTGTAGATGTATTTGTTATTGCTGCTCCATATTATTTAAGAAATATTTTTCCAAATCTTAATGTTAGTATGCATGTTACAACTAATGATATAGCTATTTTTACAGCAATTATAGGTTGAGTAACATTAATCACTCAATTGCCTGGTGGTTGGTTAGCTGATAAAATTAGTAGTAAAAAATTAACAGCATTAGCCTCGCTTACAACAGGACTTTTGACTATTTGATGAGCTATTTTAATTTTAACAGGTAGACCTGAAATATCAGGGATAGAAAATCAAGTTGAGACAGTTATAAAAGCACAACAATCTATTTTATGACAATATTATATTATTTATGTAGGTTGAGGCATTAGTTCAACATTAATTTTTTGAACTCCTCTTTGAAAACTTGTTTCACAACAAGCTAAAAAAGAAGATCAAGGCTTAGCTTATGGGATTCAAGGTGCTTCTAATGGAATTATTGGACTTTTCTTAGTATTTTTAGCAGGACTATTAGCAACTTTTTTAGGAACTTCAGTAGTTCAAGGAGGAATTGGTTTTGAACCTGCTTTTGCAATATTTGTTTTTTTAATTGCAGGATATTTAATTGCTTTAAGTGTAATGGTACTTTTTTGAGTTCCTGAATATACAACAAAGGAAAAATTTGCAATTGATTTTAAAATATTTTTTGCAGTTATGAAAAATCCCCGGATTTGACTAAATTCATTTTTTGTAATGGGAATGTATATGTTTCAATCAGTTTTTGCTTTTTATTTGCTTCAATTTATAAGAACTTTAGGTGCAGATGCAGGAGTAACAAGTGCAATTCCTACATTAGCTATAATTCTTATTGTTATTGGAGGATTAAGAACTTATGCTTTTAGATTCTTAGTATCAGCTCCAGTAGGTCATTATGCAGATAAAGCAAAATCATATATATATATACTAGTTATTGCTTTGGGTTTAGGATTTATTGTTACTGGTGTCTTTTTACTTGTACCTGGATTTGTTCCATTTAATGAATTGAGCTTAACATTAAGAATAGTTATCATTGCAATATTGATTGTTTTATTTAGCATTGCAGGAATTCTATCATGAGTAATGGTTACTTTAAGGTATGCAACAATTGGAGAATTACCAATTCCTAAAAAATCTTATGCTTCAACAACAGCTTTAATTTCATTTGTAGCATTTAGTCCAGATGCTTGATTCTATACCATTGCTGGAGGAATAGGTTCTCGATTTGAAGTAGAAGGTAGATTAAATCAAGAAGGCCTAACTATCATTTTAGGATTTGCTATTGGTGTTGCTATTTTTGGATGGTTATGTGGTGTCATTTTATTTATTTGAAACAAAATTGAACTAAAAAAACTAGGAAAAACAAATTACCGTTGAAGAGAACTTCAAAATACTTAG
- a CDS encoding glycerophosphodiester phosphodiesterase family protein produces the protein MNEKLILAHRGFSSISPENTKLSFDLAYLFGFDGVELDVHLTKDKKLVIIHDENTIRTSKINSIISKSNLIDLEKQDMGAFWKLKLPNQKILTLEEFLHLYIDKFKIINIEIKTDVEHYVDIEKIIYQVILPFKDKWDKLVFSSFNFESLEILNQMDKNIQLAFLWWTKGQFNKIDPEKFKFIKYFNPWIEIYFKDIEKYDSFSKKYMFWTIKSSKSFKKFQKMEKAFCLISNYLY, from the coding sequence ATGAATGAAAAACTAATTTTAGCTCATAGAGGATTTTCTTCTATTAGCCCAGAAAATACAAAGTTAAGCTTTGATTTAGCATATCTTTTTGGATTTGATGGTGTTGAACTAGATGTTCATTTAACAAAAGATAAAAAACTTGTGATTATCCATGATGAAAATACAATTAGAACATCTAAAATAAATTCTATAATCAGTAAATCTAATTTAATTGACTTAGAAAAACAAGATATGGGGGCTTTTTGAAAATTAAAATTACCCAATCAAAAAATTTTAACTTTAGAAGAGTTTTTACATCTTTATATAGACAAATTTAAAATAATTAATATTGAAATAAAAACAGATGTAGAACATTATGTTGATATTGAAAAAATTATTTATCAAGTTATTTTACCTTTTAAAGATAAATGAGATAAATTAGTATTTAGTTCTTTTAATTTTGAATCTTTAGAAATTTTGAATCAAATGGATAAAAATATTCAACTTGCTTTTCTTTGATGGACAAAAGGACAATTTAATAAAATAGATCCAGAAAAATTTAAATTTATAAAGTATTTCAATCCATGAATAGAAATTTATTTTAAAGATATAGAAAAATATGATTCTTTTTCTAAAAAATATATGTTTTGAACAATAAAAAGTTCCAAATCTTTTAAAAAATTTCAAAAAATGGAAAAAGCTTTTTGCCTAATTTCTAATTACTTATATTAA